From Canis lupus baileyi chromosome X, mCanLup2.hap1, whole genome shotgun sequence:
TActattaatgaaattgaatcagtaatttaaaaaatcccaaaaagaaaagtccaggaccagatggtttcacaggtgaattctacaaatatttatagaagacataatatctattctttttaaactatttcaaaaacaGAGGAGGATGGAAAGACTCCAAAATCATTCTAGGAGCCCAGCACTATCTTAATATCAAAcccagataaagaaaatataaaaaatgaaaactgcagTTTAATAtatctgatgaacataaatgcaataatcttcaacaaaattttagcaaaccaaatccaacaacacatttaaaacaacatttagcacaatcaagtgagatttattcctgtgATGGAAGTATGGTTCAATATTCATTAATCAACCAATGTAATACACCATATTagcaaaataaagtataaaaaccataaaatcatttcaataaaAGCAAAGTAAGGATCTGAAATccattcatgaaaaaatattctcaaaaaaaaaaaacagattcagaGGGAATAAACCTCAACATTATAAGGGCCAGTATGAAAATcatcatactcaatggagaaaaacagaacttctcttctaagatcaggaacaaaacaagatgtccactctcaccactgttatacAACATAATACTGAAAATCCTAACCAtaacaatcagacaagaaaaataaatgcaaggcAACCGAATTGGTAATGAAGAACACATTTCcatatttgtagatgacatgaaaCTGCATATAAAATATCCTAATGATGTTACCAAAAacctactagaactaataaatgatttGCAGTATACAGAATTAATATCCAGAAAtacattgcatttctatacactaataacaaagtagaagaaaaattaagaaaaaaaatcccatttatattgcaccaaaaataattaaattcctCAGAAAAAACTTCACGAAAGTGGTAAAGTACTTGTCCtccaaaaagtttaaaatactaatgaaagaatttgaagatgacacaaacaaaagcaagaatattctatgctcatgaatcacaagaacaaatgttgtttaaatgtctatactacccaaagcattcttttttattttttttaaagatttttatttatttattcatgacagacacacagagagagagagaggcagagacacaggcagagggagaagcaggctccatgtagggagcccaacgtgggactggatcctgggtctccaagatcacaccccgggcagaaggcagcgctaaactgctgagcccctggggctgccctacccAAAGCATTCTACACAgttaattcaatccctatcaaaatcccagtagcatttttcacagaattagaacaaagaaccctaatatttgtatggaaccacaaaagatcctaaaTAGCTAAAGCAGtcatgagaaagaacaacaaagctggaggtatcacaatcttAGATTTCAAGGTATGCTACAAAGCTGTAGTTATCAAAATAGTGTtatactggcataaggatagacacatagatcaatggaagagaatagaaagcccagaaataaacccaggattatatggtcaattaatctagaacaaaagaaagaagaatatagtgggaaaaagtctcttcaataaatagtgtggAGAAAACtaaacagctacatgcaaaaaaaataaataaaattgtaccactttcttacaccatacacacacaaaaaaaattcaaaatggattaaaggcttaaatgtgaaacctgaatcTATAAATTTCCTGGAAGAACTTATAAGGAGTAATCTCCTTGACATCagtcatagaaacattttttctagatatgtctcctttgACAATGAAAACAATAGCAAATTTAAATAATTGGTACtatacaaaaacataaaagttttGCACAAAGAAGGGaaacatgaacaaaacaaaaatatataccctaaaaaatgagggaagatatttttaaattgtgcaaGAGCAGGACCTGAGAGGGTAAGAGAAACAAGAAGAACAGGAACATGCATAAATGGCCACAGATTTATTTGTGTGGCAAAAGCCAATTATTCCTGCCATTGTTCTGTACTGAAAACAGTACATGTTGAAAACAGCAATGATGGTGGATATCCACGCCTGCTGAGGTCAGTTCTCCATCCTCTGAAGCCCCCTAGTTAATGCTTCTCTGAGACCCATGCCTATAGTTACATACACAGTTCCCTGCTGCCCCTCAAGTGATTggtttcttgagttgtttttccttccttgcttctgcATACTTTACATTGTATTATAATAAGACTGAAAACCAACCTAGACTCAGGGCTTCACCTTGGTGCCTGTATTTCTTGGTAGTGCCTGACAGTGTAGCCTCTTTGAGTCTCTCTTTTTCCCAAGATGTTGGACTCTGAGTAATCATTTCATCTCTCATTGGAACACACCATGTGGcagcaaatcatatatctgataaagagttaatattcaaaatatgtaaacaatTTACACAACTCAAGATAAAAAAGTAATCCAGTTAAAATGAATGAGCAGAAGAGATGCACAGACATTTTCCAAGGAAGACCTATAGATGatgaaaagaaacatataaagatgctcaacatcactaattctcagggaaatgcaaatcaaaataacaatgagatatcacctgtcaaaatggctaaaatcaaaaaggtaattgaatttaaataagtaagtaagtaaataaataaataaataagataaagctAAGGAGTaagcacacacaaaaagataaataacaaattGTGGTGAATATGTGGagaaaaagctatatatatatatatatatatatatatatatatatatatagctcatatatatatatatatatatatagctcatatatatatatgagagagaaatggagatctatacataaaattttattgtaaacCAAGGATAGAAAAACTTGGAATAAAATGTAAAGAGAGATCCTCACAAGACTAGAAGAGGAACTAGAAGCCCTTTGAGAGGAAATAAGCATatgagaatgggaaggaagaggagaaagggagggattCAATTAATAAGAGAAGCTCAAAGTTAAGACTTAGCAATATCTATGGAAGCTCTGAATTTAGCACAACACAGAGGGTCAGTCCTATTGACAATAAACACTGTGTGAAATGAGAGGACATATAAGTAATGCCTGGAAAGCATGCAAATAAATTACATCCTAGCCAAAGATCAGAGAGAGTCAGCAAGGGTGGAGAATATGGGGAACAGGAGCCCCTACATTAAATTGAGATGTCTACTTAAGCTTCTGTTACAGCCAGATTTTggaggaaggaggatgggaggaaatctggagaaaataaaattaagaaatgtctTTCTATCTCATTAAGATCTTCCCCTGTAGAAGTTTTagtcagttttcattttttatttcttaagaatatAACAGTAAATCACCCTTGTAATAGTATtctctttataaataattttaaatttttaagtcacAAGTTAGTTTTATGTCAAtctaaatattattctttttgacaATTAGTTTCAACTCTTTTGAGTCCTTTTGTAGTATTCTTGCTTATCTGTTAGTCCCTAACTTATCAACATTCCAGTAAAATTAAACTACtcttaaggaaaatataaattaaaccattaaaaatagttttcattttaggccattttttctaaaataaaatacaataaacataCCAAAGGAGCATATCTTGGTTTTAGAGGCTCAGGAGGCATCTTGCACCGACAGAGACGTTTGATCTTGGGTGATGGTAGTAAAGGCTCACAAGGAGGTAGTGGTGGTTTTTCTCTTAATGGGGGGACTCTACCTGTacctgttttttcccccttttctttgaATGTAGTCTTTTTGGATGACATTTTGAATTCTCTCTTTAGTTCCAGTGTTTCCTTCTTTGAATCTGCAGATGTGGCATCAAGTTTATATAGTGACTCTTCAGATTCAGCATCTGAACTTTTGAATGTCTCAGGCTTCTTTGAGTCTCTCTTGGAATATTCATCATATTCTGCATCAGTAGACTCTTGTTTCTTGGCATCTTTCTTTGAacctttcttaattttctttgattCATACTTATCCTTTGACTCCCAATCCGATTCAGTTTCAGTAGACTCTTCAGATTTCATTGcagatttatttttgtctttttttgaaattctctTATCCTTTTTTTCATCTTGTTTACCCTTTTCTGAATTCCATTCAGATTCAGAATCAGCATCAGTGGACACTTCATCCTTCTTGGCatcctttttcttctcatctttttttgaATCTATCTTAtccttcttttcatctttcttccaaTTCGTTGTCTCCAATTCAGACTCAGATTCAGCATCAGTAGACATTTCATCCTTCTTTGTATcctttttcttgtcatttttctttgaatCTTTCTTAGCCTTCTTTGACTGTTTCTTTGAATCCTTTGAGTCTGCTGATTCTGCATCAGTagtctctgtgtctttttttgcATCCCTTTTCTTGTCACTTTTCTTTGAGTCTTTTTTAGCTTTCTTTGGCTCTTTCTTTGCATCCTTTGAGTCTACAGATTCTGCATCAGTAGACTCTGTGTCTTTCTTTGAAtccttcttgtctttctttgtacctttcttgtctttctttacATCTTTCTTTGCATCTTTTGAGTCTACAGATTCAGCATCAGAGCCCTTTGCATCCTTTTTTGTGTCCTTCTTTGAAGGCTTCTTTGAATTATTCTGAGAGTAATTCTTTAACCACATATCAAGTTTCATGGATTCAGCACCAGACTCCTCTAAATAGAGTATTAAATCCATATTTGAACTATTTTTTGAACAAGTCTGAGATTTGGCATCAGAATTGTTCTGTGAATCCTTAGAATCCTTCTTTGCACATATGAAATCATTATCTGTCTCCTTGGAATTCTTTGACTCTCTCTTATCTTTTTTTGGATACATTGATATTGCCTCAAAATCATTGGATTCTGGGTTTATTTCTAATTTGGACTTTGACTTCTTAGATAGTTCACATGATAATTTTGATGGAGTTTTAactgctttatttccttttctaggtTTCTCATCATTTACTGTTTTAGAATCTGTAGTTGTGTCATGtgggcttttgttttccttggcaTTTCTCTGTAAAGTTCCTCCTTTTTTGTCATCTCTGGACTTCTTAGATTCTCCATTTTCAGGATAAGCTTTAAGAGTATAAGGATTTCTGAACTGAGCCTGTCTCCTAACTGTTAAGTAAACAGATGGcctttgggaaattttttttgaagaatgccTTATCCTTATATGAGCTGGCTTCTGAAtttcctctaattttcttttttcatgtctCTGAAAAGATTAGTTAGAAtaatgataaacattttaaataagttatattttttatactGAAACATGAAAATTGTCTAGCTTTTCATTAACCatctatttaaaatggaaaaaatattttcaacattttgtgtgtgttgtaGTATGTGAGATAATTCCATATTAGGAGCCAAATGACTTTCAACCTTAGGATTTTCTCAATGACTTAAATAGGGATTGGAGTAAGCCCACAATGATCCATGATATTTAAGGGCCCCTCCTCACCATTGACAGTGGGCTCCTCTTAAATCCCTATATAGGAGAGATCTTTTGAAACATTTTGTGCACCTTTCATTCTCATGTTAGCTCAGAAATAAGCTGATTCCCTTGAAATTTGTCATGACAATTCTTGTGACAACTGTTTCAGGCCTTACTTAGAGTTTTGCTACTGCTTTCAAGATATCTGAACAAATCAAGAGCCTGAGACACTTGGCATGGGTTCTTTCCCAAAACAaggacataaaatgaaataaatatcgGATCATATTAATTTGTGCAGtggtaatataattttttaactcCCAAACCCAAATCTATCAAATCTGTTACTCATAATGGATACATAAACtaattttgcatttatctttTATAGTCATTTCACTATTCAATAGGGACATCACCAGTCAATGAAATAGTGATATAGAATTAAAGGAGGACCATGAAAAGAAGCATGAAACTTGGGTCACTACAGATGTAATGGATGGCATTTGAAGAAATTCTTTGACTGTAACTCTGCTTTGGGTAAtgcttttaaaacacattttgatATCATTAGGAGTGATATCAGATTTCACTTAAATCATAGTagttaaaataatacaaagtgtagaactggaaaatagagaaagattTGATGTCTCCTTTCAAACATGTCCATCATCTTCTCTATTTGTAAGCtagcttttccttttccatattaATGAGATAATGGTACTTTAAAAAAGTGGTAGAAAGCTTGAATTTCCCAGTATCTAGTATCCTGAGTACcagattaaagaaaattaagaggcTCTGAAACCTCATCAACATTGGCTCATATTCTAAGATTTAGTTAAGATGTTTTGGCAGCTGGTAAACATTTTCTGAGAGATCCCACTAGTTGCAGAATTAGCTTCTGTAGCTTACACAGCCTACTATCTATATAATGTCTTTGAAAAGGAGaattatggataaataaaagtttatttgaaaCAGATGGAGAtaatagtaaatttaaaaatatctgcttcCAATAGGAACTAAAATTCAaactatatgtttttatttatgtttatatattatgtaagCTTAGATTTAGTTAACAATGACATTTTCAATACTTACAGGAACTGTGATTTGTGATTCTGAAGGTCTTGATCTCTTTTTTCTACCTGGCTGGAGTGGTTTGGGAAATGTCAAAGGAAAATAATCTTGATTCCATATTTTTTTGCTTGATTCACTTACTAAAATGAGTGAGAACAATGAACAATTTGCAGTTAATAGTCAGATTTTCATCAGCACTGAAATATTCTTGAGTAAGAAATACATTGTTTAAATTAAggtaaatttaaacttaaaatatagCTTTCTCCCTGGAGTCTGTAGTTATTTGCATATCAGggaaaataaaagctaatttcCCCATTTAGCACTAAATTATGCATAAGAACACATTTGTagctttattttctgtattaaacCAGTTTTCACAATTTTGACTTAAGTCAtagtacttaaaaaatacaaacaattggaatggaaaatagagaaagatttaatatttcttttcaaacatCTCCATCATCTTCTCTATTTTGTTGTTCTTTAGTCATTTTTGTTCTGTTCAAATGCTATGAATTCTATAGTTCCCATAATAACACAATGAAGAGCATAAAGTAGTCAGTAAAGTCTATTGATTaaatctaattatttattttactgctcCTCTGACCTTAATGACATCCAAGCCACAGAAATTAGGGTTACATACCCAAATACTGACTTTAGTTCAgagaattctatttaaaaatggcaTATACACCCTTGAGGGCATCCAGAATAAAGTGATCAAACTAGGTGGATGCTCTAacatcaaaagaagaaatgatgaagTAATTCAGAATAGTTCTCTTAGAGATAAGGAGACTAATGAGACATGTGATCACTATATCAAATACTTAAAGAATTCTTATATGAAAgtgtagtagtaatagtaataacagAATAGCTGCAATGCTAACACTTATATAGTGCTTACTATCTGTCAAATAGTAATTTTCACAACCCTTTGAAttagataataatttttataattgcttccattttatagatgtacaAAAATGAAGCATGGAGAGAGGTTAAATTGCTTGCCAAAAATCATAAAGTACAAGAGCTAAGATTCAAAGATATTTTGGATCAAAGTCCATGATTTTAATCACAATGTTAGAAAATTCTATGTATTTCCTAAGGGGAGGATTAGATTCCATGGGTAAAACTTATATCAGTGCAGGCAGATATCAGCTCAATATATAAGGAGACTTTTCCTTAAGTTGTAGCTgttcaacaaaatgaaatgtccattttcatgattttgactatatatttttctttactttgggTTTCAGAATTgtggattttaaataaaaggaaaacttatGCAATTGAGGTTGGTTTTTATAATGAGGAAGGAAaaactatttccttttaaaatagctAGTAAAAAACCTCATCAaggttagaaatattttttaagatttaaaaaaaattaaagatttttatttattttgagaaagagagagagagagagaaaaaagagcacaagcagggggaggagcagaggggagaagtagactccccactaagaagggagccagatgtgggacttgatcatgacctgagctgaaggtaggtgcttaactgactgagctacccaggtgcccaaggtcagaaatattttaatcaaacaCACAttccaacacacatacacatacacacacatatataggtacttttaaattttaagaaaaatatcggAGTATTTTATGCTCTATTACATTGAATGGAAGATACAAGCTATTTGTCCctaaaataattgtaaatgtaATGTAAATAATATTGAACTTCAAAGACTCAATTCTTACTTGATATGGAATTATCATTTGTTCTGATGTTTACTTCTtgcctgttaaaaaaaatcctcaattaAAGTCGTGCGGTATTTAAAGAtaagtaataatagtaatgtgtcaataataatttatagtatgatatgatatgatatgatatgatatgatatgatatgttATGATATAATATAGAACATATACCAGTGATAATGTctggtatcaaaaagacaaaaaataagtatttgtgaCGATATGGAAAAGGAAACACTTGAACACTATTGGTAAGAATGTAAACTGCTTcaactactgtggaaaacagcatggaaatttctccaaaaactaaaactagaagtactgtatgatccagcaattccactt
This genomic window contains:
- the CYLC1 gene encoding cylicin-1 isoform X3; this encodes MSLPRFWSSGAGFCCADSQLSVPGWRCPTPCSVQEVNIRTNDNSISISESSKKIWNQDYFPLTFPKPLQPGRKKRSRPSESQITVPRHEKRKLEEIQKPAHIRIRHSSKKISQRPSVYLTVRRQAQFRNPYTLKAYPENGESKKSRDDKKGGTLQRNAKENKSPHDTTTDSKTVNDEKPRKGNKAVKTPSKLSCELSKKSKSKLEINPESNDFEAISMYPKKDKRESKNSKETDNDFICAKKDSKDSQNNSDAKSQTCSKNSSNMDLILYLEESGAESMKLDMWLKNYSQNNSKKPSKKDTKKDAKGSDAESVDSKDAKKDVKKDKKGTKKDKKDSKKDTESTDAESVDSKDAKKEPKKAKKDSKKSDKKRDAKKDTETTDAESADSKDSKKQSKKAKKDSKKNDKKKDTKKDEMSTDAESESELETTNWKKDEKKDKIDSKKDEKKKDAKKDEVSTDADSESEWNSEKGKQDEKKDKRISKKDKNKSAMKSEESTETESDWESKDKYESKKIKKGSKKDAKKQESTDAEYDEYSKRDSKKPETFKSSDAESEESLYKLDATSADSKKETLELKREFKMSSKKTTFKEKGEKTGTGRVPPLREKPPLPPCEPLLPSPKIKRLCRCKMPPEPLKPRYAPLSYQQLYNCASELAF
- the CYLC1 gene encoding cylicin-1 isoform X4: MSLPRFWSSGAGFCCADSQLSVPGWRCPTPCSVQEVNIRTNDNSISISESSKKIWNQDYFPLTFPKPLQPGRKKRSRPSESQITVPRHEKRKLEEIQKPAHIRIRHSSKKISQRPSVYLTVRRQAQFRNPYTLKAYPENGESKKSRDDKKGGTLQRNAKENKSPHDTTTDSKTVNDEKPRKGNKAVKTPSKLSCELSKKSKSKLEINPESNDFEAISMYPKKDKRESKNSKETDNDFICAKKDSKDSQNNSDAKSQTCSKNSSNMDLILYLEESGAESMKLDMWLKNYSQNNSKKPSKKDTKKDAKGSDAESVDSKDAKKDVKKDKKGTKKDKKDSKKDTESTDAESVDSKDAKKEPKKAKKDSKKSDKKRDAKKDTETTDAESADSKDSKKQSKKAKKDSKKNDKKKDTKKDEMSTDAESESELETTNWKKDEKKDKIDSKKDEKKKDAKKDEVSTDADSESEWNSEKGKQDEKKDKRISKKDKNKSAMKSEESTETESDWESKDKYESKKIKKGSKKDAKKQESTDAEYDEYSKRDSKKPETFKSSDAESEESLYKLDATSADSKKETLELKREFKMSSKKTTFKEKGEKTGTGRVPPLREKPPLPPCEPLLPSPKIKRLCRCKMPPEPLKPRYAPLPEAKWIHKLL
- the CYLC1 gene encoding cylicin-1 isoform X2, yielding MSLPRLQEVNIRTNDNSISISESSKKIWNQDYFPLTFPKPLQPGRKKRSRPSESQITVPRHEKRKLEEIQKPAHIRIRHSSKKISQRPSVYLTVRRQAQFRNPYTLKAYPENGESKKSRDDKKGGTLQRNAKENKSPHDTTTDSKTVNDEKPRKGNKAVKTPSKLSCELSKKSKSKLEINPESNDFEAISMYPKKDKRESKNSKETDNDFICAKKDSKDSQNNSDAKSQTCSKNSSNMDLILYLEESGAESMKLDMWLKNYSQNNSKKPSKKDTKKDAKGSDAESVDSKDAKKDVKKDKKGTKKDKKDSKKDTESTDAESVDSKDAKKEPKKAKKDSKKSDKKRDAKKDTETTDAESADSKDSKKQSKKAKKDSKKNDKKKDTKKDEMSTDAESESELETTNWKKDEKKDKIDSKKDEKKKDAKKDEVSTDADSESEWNSEKGKQDEKKDKRISKKDKNKSAMKSEESTETESDWESKDKYESKKIKKGSKKDAKKQESTDAEYDEYSKRDSKKPETFKSSDAESEESLYKLDATSADSKKETLELKREFKMSSKKTTFKEKGEKTGTGRVPPLREKPPLPPCEPLLPSPKIKRLCRCKMPPEPLKPRYAPLRERQRHRQREKQDPCRKLDARLNPRTPGPYPGPKADTQPLSHTA
- the CYLC1 gene encoding cylicin-1 isoform X1, encoding MSLPRFWSSGAGFCCADSQLSVPGWRCPTPCSVQEVNIRTNDNSISISESSKKIWNQDYFPLTFPKPLQPGRKKRSRPSESQITVPRHEKRKLEEIQKPAHIRIRHSSKKISQRPSVYLTVRRQAQFRNPYTLKAYPENGESKKSRDDKKGGTLQRNAKENKSPHDTTTDSKTVNDEKPRKGNKAVKTPSKLSCELSKKSKSKLEINPESNDFEAISMYPKKDKRESKNSKETDNDFICAKKDSKDSQNNSDAKSQTCSKNSSNMDLILYLEESGAESMKLDMWLKNYSQNNSKKPSKKDTKKDAKGSDAESVDSKDAKKDVKKDKKGTKKDKKDSKKDTESTDAESVDSKDAKKEPKKAKKDSKKSDKKRDAKKDTETTDAESADSKDSKKQSKKAKKDSKKNDKKKDTKKDEMSTDAESESELETTNWKKDEKKDKIDSKKDEKKKDAKKDEVSTDADSESEWNSEKGKQDEKKDKRISKKDKNKSAMKSEESTETESDWESKDKYESKKIKKGSKKDAKKQESTDAEYDEYSKRDSKKPETFKSSDAESEESLYKLDATSADSKKETLELKREFKMSSKKTTFKEKGEKTGTGRVPPLREKPPLPPCEPLLPSPKIKRLCRCKMPPEPLKPRYAPLRERQRHRQREKQDPCRKLDARLNPRTPGPYPGPKADTQPLSHTA